attctaattAATGGCTAAAATAATGATAGACATACTtttgttaaaaagaaaaacagGTTGAACCATGTCAATTTTTGACCAActtgttttttttgcattacAGTTCGAACATAATAATAGCTGAACATGTAGTATGAGTTATGAAAATAAAGTGGCTCATCAAGCAATGCTCAATTGACAAGCCTTGCGGACTAACATTTAAAGTACAGCTCAGTAATTGCTGAGTGACTGACAGGTCaatcaaacatttaaaaatcaaaagtaCAACAGAGAGGTCCACCACAATTACTGTACAACAAAAAACTAGTTTGATTTATTGCAATATACTTGTACTTTTGTAACAGCAAATAGTGCTACAAAACTAGCAACATGCCACAATTTCCATTTGAGGATTTTTTTTGCAGCAACTAAGGAACTagctgaataaaatattattagttttaatattacttATACTCACGACTTGTAAACTTTGGAGTTGTCCAATCTCCTTAGGTAAATGTTCAAAGTCATTGTCTCCCAAATATAGGGTCCTGAGCATTTCTGTGCACAAAAGGCCATTGAacttatttatacatattttacacTTTCTCTTGTTTGGTGGTATTTCTCATTGACATAAGGCTCAGAAGAGAACACTCCCGCCTAATAAAAATGGGCTGTCTCAAGCTGTATTACTCTCTGAGGCTACTAGCTTTTCAGCTGTTGCCTCCTTTTCACTATGAAAAtcatactgtaaaacatatgcatacatatgcATGTTTGACAGTATTAAAAAATTACAGTTTTAGGCTTCTGTATACAAAATATGATAAACATGAGAGTCCGTAAAATAATAAGCCCAGTCAATCGGTAGCAAGGGTAATTTCTTGTTTGGCCATTTTGAATGTGACTAATAAGTCAGCAATTCCAATAGACAAAATACCATGTCGGCAATTGATTTGCGTTATGTTGGCTTATCGAGTATCTATGTGACCTTCCTACCAGCTCACTTCCTCAAATTATGCACATTTAAAATTGAAGTTCTTCCAAGAATACAAAAATATCATAGCCTATAATTTGTAATAAAACGTGTAGCGAACTAAACAAGTGAATAATGCTGGACAGTTGCTATATCAAGAGAATGCAAACCACTGCTTCACAGAGAATAAGTCATTAACTTACCCAGTCTACAAAAATTTCCGGGGAGACTCATTTCGTTGAGATTGTTGTAGGTTAAATCGAGCATTTCTAAACTCTGAAAGCTTCCAAAACCTCTCGGAAGTGAGTTTAGTCGATTCATGctgtgaaaaaataaataaataaataaataaaaatcaatataaAATCGGAACGTGTACTTAAAAACACCTCGACCGCCAGAAAATTCTGGGGAATGTTTTTATGGCAGCTTGAGAGAAAAAGCTAATTGACCAATAGGTGACCTCTAGAATGAATTTGTGGACCAATAGAAGTAGTTAAAAAAGCGACAGAGTCTACAACAAATAAGCTGGTAAGCAAACAATTACAAAACAAGAAAAACACTTATTGAGTGAAAGGTGATTACACGTGTTAGTGGCaaatacatttacatttaacatGAGCACCGGCGTGAAAATAAAACCACAGGTGGAGTATCGATAGTCTCTACAACTCAAGTGAATTACCTATACTCCAGAAGTCATGACAGAAAGTTGATGTATTAGTGCTGTTATTAGCATAGCCACAATTCACAGATTATATGCTGGTCTGAATCTTACATACTGTGAAAAGTTCTGGTTCACAAAGTGTAGCTGTTAAAACGATGATTAAATATACAAAGactatgtataaatatgtatgaCTAGGTGTACAGCGAGTAGTCATTGACTCGCATTGATATCCTGAATAGCTATTACTAGTCATTTCAACATAGACCTGAAGACATTCAGTTGAAACATGTGGTACTATgactttttcagttttgaggcctttgaaaaatgttttcttttaatgttttttagttGTTCCGAATTAACTACACAATTTGTTATGAACTGCCTTTTAAATTTAGTAACTTTTCTGAAACACAAATTACTGCTAGAGAAACAATTTAGCCAACTATTTCATACTCACCCGACATTTAGTCTTTTCAAACATGGTAGTGAGCTGAGAGAAGTGGGCAGCTCCTGTTGGATATAATATTTAAAGCTTAGAAACTGACATTCTAAAAACGCTCAAACAATATTTCAATCAAAAAGAATGGTTGGTACCGGCTGACGCTGATCAAGGAAATCTGCTTTGTTTAACACACagcaaaaaaattagaaaaacatCCTCATCTACCAACATTGATACATTTACCGTAGTTACAGATAGAAGCAGATTTATGGACTCTGCCACGTCTAATGTTTCAACTTGTAGTACTGTGCAGCACAAGGAATACTTTTATAAAATGAGCTGGAAAACATACCTCCAAGTGGTTATTGAATAGATTCAAGGCTTCTAAGTTAACCAGGTTGGCTATGCTTGCTGGCAATgctaaagaaaatataaacattcaTTAGACCCAAAATCTTAGTAATCGCTATAAATGATTTATATTCAATCAGAAGAAAAGGATATAGACACCAACATTCATATGCATATTGAACAGAGTAACGGAGTTAGAGGTTAGAAGACTGAAGACAGATGATTCTAACAGagtattaaaaatgaaacttACATGATATTTTATTGTGAGCTAGTGTGATACGTACAACATGATCCAAGTTCACTGTAACATAAAAGAAACTTGAAGGAATAATAACTAAAACCTAAGAAAAAGCAGCCTCATCCATTTATTGTCATGCATTCCATTATGGTGTCTTACACTTGAGTTCCCTTCTCAGCAAATTGAATGgttgaaatataatattaacCGTTCAAAGAGGTACACTTTCTTGCAAATAATATGGGTCTGATAGGGCTAAGCAAGTCATGCATATTTCATAAAACAGTCATGAGCTTTTAAACCGATATACATGTACCAGAAACAGATCTAGTCGTGAATAGGGTATAAATTTAATTGTTAGTTGTTTTTTAATTCAGCAGACAAAAAAAATATGCACATATATTTGACTTATCTGGGCTACTACACAAGTTTTGTACTAATTCATCAAGCTAGTTTGGTGACTACATCAAAAACTACCAAGAGCTGTAACTTCGAGACTAAACAAAAGAAGACTCTCCAAAACATTCTAGCCAAATCTTGTAGAACTTCCAAATTTACACTATTTATTGTTAAATTATCAGTATTATTGGTCACTCACCAAAAATTAAGATTAGCTACATTATATTTAGTCTTTGAATCTTTGTGATGTTTATTGTGGTTTTTGTTCGCTTCTATTAGATTCATTTGAAGATAACTATTGTATAAGTTACCAATCCATGTTTTAATTCTATTGTATTtcagtttataataattatagataACACCATATTCTTTAATAACATGTTTGTTGAAAATTTTGCATATTTATGTTAGTAGAAGCATTTATTTGTCGATAGTGATAATCTTTATCATTTCTGATGTAGAAGTCCACGAATGCTTTGAGTAGCcaacaaacaaacaattaaCTTAAGTTTACTACAATGtattcaatttcaaaatataaattagGGACTGGATTACAATTGCAATGCTTACATATAGCTAGTCGGTGCCAAAAAGAAAGTTCAACCAACTTACACAGTCCAGGAATATCTATGATGTTAGATATGCTTTTATCAATCAAATCCAGAGTTTTTGATTTTTCTTGATGGCATTCATCGACTAACTTTTTAGCTTTTCCTGCCATGTTTCTATCCGTGATTAAATTCTATCATGATTTTTGCTACTAAACAAAACCGGATGACCCAATAACATAAATTAAATATAGCCTCAGCGACAAAGTTAGACATCGCATTACTAGATGGGTGGGGTCGAGTTCAGATGTAGCAGTTGATACGTAAGAGTAGTACAGAACATAGGAGCTGCTACTCTTTAGGACAagaacatcaaaattttactcCCGTCAAATTGCTCTTCTCAGATTGAGATGCCGACAAATATTTACTGTTAACTTTACCTACAGTTTGCACGGATTCTTCAATTTTAGGTTTAATATCTAAATTATCTTTTAATCAATTATTTAGATATTGTCTTATTAAAATTCTCTCGGTGGTGGTTTCGCCTAAATTAATATCGTTTTCATAATGCGTCTAGTAACCCGTTGAATTTTCTCATAACTCGCTAACAAATATGACCATGTCGTGACATAAATCACTTAACAGTTGTGTAACAAATTATTTACTTGCTTCACAGCAATTTTTTATGAGTACGAAATGGCCAGTAATAATCCCCCTATTTAGTTAAGTAAATCGATCAAGCGTACTATAACAAGTTACTGTTAGCAGTACTAAGTCATATTTAGTAACCCTTTAAAGCTTTCAAAACACGAGATTACACTGAATTGAAACAATGTtcatacaaataatttttagcaaagGTTGGCTAGTAACATAGTAGACCCTACCCAAAAATATTTAGCTCGCCGGTAACGAGTAGCAACATtgcaaattgaaatttaatcTCTGAGCTCACGAAATACCAAAGACAACACAGATGAAAATGCTTTATTACTTTACAAAattgctagtttttaattatgttttacaatattcAATTAGGAGTAGTGCTAAATTCGTACTGTAAATTAGAAAATCTAGAATGCATGTGTTGTCAATTAGAAACTTGAGACCATGTTTTATTGCATTTTGTCAGTAGTTGCTGTTTAGTTATATATCTTGTCATTCTAGAGAAGTAATAAAACTAAATTCAAGCTATTGGATTATGGATTATTAGCATTATCTTTTGGAACTTGGTTTATTCCACTGTGTAACATCAACAAGAGTACACGCTATTATAATTAGTTCATGAGTGCagtaaactattttattagtaATACTAGAAAGGTAAtttggaaataattaataaattgtGACTCCTACAAAGATTTAAAGTGATTCAGAGTTTCATTGTAAAATCTATTTAGTATTCTTCACTCATCCATCCTCACTGTGTTACCTTCCTTAAAAAGAGCTCACATTTGTTTGTGTGAGTCAGAACTTTATCTATGGTTGATGGCTTGTCTTCACAGCTGTGTAGGCCAGATTTGAACTGTAAGGTCTGCTAATAATGATAGGATTAATCCAGTCATAATGATAAGGCataaacctattaactatactgtgcctattaactattattaccTATCAACTAAGAATGTGACTATTTAAGTGGAACACAATGCTGAGCTGTGTTGCATtagattgcccagtctagtatagttaataggtctatgtgaTAAGATAATCTCAATGGAATAATCATGGAGGATTATGAGTATCCTCAGGATGTATCATTTAGTATTTGGTTTCAAGGATCACGATGATGTTCGTTGGCTATTCCCtgattgctaaaatatttgtcTCTAATAGGGCCATACATCAATGAAAAGATCTGAGTTGGAAATAATGATTTGACAAAGTTCTACAGATGCTTGAAGATATGaagaacaacaaataaaaatgccAAATGGATGGTAAATCTTTTCACATTTTTCTTGGTTGTTGGTAGTTTTATTAGCAGCGCTTGCTGACATCATCTTGACTTGTATTTGAGTTTATAAATGATGGTTCTTTGTTCAGACTAAAGATTATTTTGTGGTGAATAATGAATTTACTCATTGTTCTATTAACTAAACTTTCATTTAAACATTTACTTTTTCATGATGTATTTTATGATTGGAAAAAAATATGGACCTTCAAAGGCCTAGTACAGGGGTTGGCAAACTCTAACGGGCTCAACTCTAAACTCACAAACTCAGTCTGGCCTTGCGGCCCCCTGATTTTTTTAACGTCATTTGGCCTAACTGACTTGTAGCAGTATTCGCGAATATGTTTGTTTCCCCACCTCACCCAGTTTGCTACAGACCTTATTGTGACCAAAGAATGCCCCAGTGTGCTCTCAACATAGTAGAATGAATTCTCTTCGCGCTTCATACTCATTCCAATTTGCAAGTGATTAAGCTCATCTGCACTTCTTTTGGCCTTCTCTGTGAGGATCGTACCGCTAATATGCAAATGGAGTTGGTTGAACTGCAACGTTCCGACTTTCTTTTGTCTAAATTTTCTTGTACCACTCTTATTGACTTCTACCTCAACTGCCACATTCTCAGTTTTCATGATTTTTAGCCCATGCCAAGGGCGCGATCTCGATCGTTTGGTGGCACCTATTTGTGTGagcattttttaaaaacaaacaagcaagtacatgtatataacattcTGTTGTTGAGTGCTTGCTTAGTCGTTCCTGATGTTGTTTCACCTCGGAGAAACATGTTTCCGGTTGATTGTgttgtatatttcaataaatGTGTCTTTTCATGGAAACCTGGCGCCTTTTTCTACTCTTCCAAATGACCTAGTAGTCTAAAATGCTTGCTAACTTCCGGCTTAGCATAAAGCTTTTAGTAAAGCTACAgataaaatcaaatcaaaattgtTTAAAGTTTTTCTACGATTGAACTTTTCATTCTATGTTAATCTTTTTGCAGTACATTTAGTGTTCAAACCATTACATATTGGACTGAATATTCTACAAGAAATAGTTTGTTCCACAGTTCAAATGTGGCACAATTAAATGCTGCAGGTGACTACACATATAGCAGTCGAAAGAAAGcatataaaattgtgaaaacaAAAAACGGAATTATGCTCAAagatttgttttaataataaagtaaatatagtaataaaatagtcaATAAAAAGGGTATATTGTTATTTTGGCTTCGTCTCACGTGAACTAAAGTGTAGGCTTGGTAATGCGTAGGTTCAGACCACTATGGTTCAGGTTCTACTCTGGACTAGTTAGAGTTTAATTTAGTTTAGcttttgtattgttttattatttttaaattttttgtgttaattcttacttttcagtttttctAATGAAACTGCAGTATTTGAGGAAACTTGTAACATTAACATATGCTCAAATTTTAGATCAATTGTTGCAAATTTCGACTTACCTGTTCTGGTTGTAAGTCAGGCTAGATAATAGTTGTATCTTGGTTATATCACTCTCATATTAGTTTAGCGAAGAATATTTTTTCTCTTCAACCGTGCTGTCTATTTTGTAGACATTGATGCGCTATGGCAAGGTTCACTCTAAAAACCTTTGTGAAGCTGCTAGTTTCTCTATACGTCATAGTTTTCATATATGCATTGATTAACTGCAAGTCACGAGTTCTCTTCTCTCAGCCAGACTTTATGTTTGAAGACTCAAATTCTTTTATGATATCAAATGGGAGCCGACGCTGTCGACTCAAGCATTCCGAACTTCATCACGTCAAGTTAAACCTTGACCCATCCATAAATCTAGAGGACGTCGCTAAAGAGAATCCTCATGTGGAACTCGGCGGCAAATGGCAGCCACCAGACTGCGAACCGTGGCAGAAGGTCCTCATTATAATTCCCTATCGAGATCGAGCCTATCATCTCCGTGTGCTACTTAATCGTCTCCACCCAATGCTGCAGCGTCAGAAGATCGCCTATCAAATAGTTGTGTCAGAGCAGGCCGGATTGGACGCCTTTGCCAAAGGAAGGGTCGTCAACATTGCTTTTGTAGAGATATTGAAGACTCAGAATTTCGATTGTATTATAATTCAGGTGAGACCAGAGGTTTAGAGAGATACTCTTGATGAGTTATGTTTTTAAACTCTGTTCAAcagaaacatattttattataattggtcataGCTTAACTAATTGTCCACATACCTCATTATTATTAGTCATATCTGGTCTTATTGGCCTCATACCTTGTTACTATCGGTCACACCTTGTTCTGCTGCCCTCATCCCTTATTAATATTGATCATACCTTGTTCTGCTGGCCTCATACATAGTTACTATTGGTCATACCTTGT
The genomic region above belongs to Watersipora subatra chromosome 1, tzWatSuba1.1, whole genome shotgun sequence and contains:
- the LOC137385490 gene encoding ras suppressor protein 1-like, whose protein sequence is MAGKAKKLVDECHQEKSKTLDLIDKSISNIIDIPGLLNLDHVVRITLAHNKISSLPASIANLVNLEALNLFNNHLEELPTSLSSLPCLKRLNVGMNRLNSLPRGFGSFQSLEMLDLTYNNLNEMSLPGNFCRLEMLRTLYLGDNDFEHLPKEIGQLQSLQVLVLRDNDLISLPKEIGELARLRELHIQGNRLTVLPPEFASLDLLGSKNVFKYDSNPWAPPIMEQLNLSVSHLFDYIKSDTYKYLYGRRIAADAPPPPKTHDKSKKASRKGMKK
- the LOC137385887 gene encoding beta-1,4-galactosyltransferase 3-like, with the translated sequence MARFTLKTFVKLLVSLYVIVFIYALINCKSRVLFSQPDFMFEDSNSFMISNGSRRCRLKHSELHHVKLNLDPSINLEDVAKENPHVELGGKWQPPDCEPWQKVLIIIPYRDRAYHLRVLLNRLHPMLQRQKIAYQIVVSEQAGLDAFAKGRVVNIAFVEILKTQNFDCIIIQDVDMLPETDKNIYVCDAHARHLAPAIDELRYHPIYYNIYGGVVALSTSNYQLINGFSNRYAGWGNEDDDMSARTIGAGLYLTRPPYHIGRYKMVRHMKSGRSEHGYTNFMQWRHWWKIDGINNMSVIKYKVLSTTKTPLYTNITVDVGIPPDPPNPKIPEESFLWFLWFFVP